One Ctenopharyngodon idella isolate HZGC_01 chromosome 3, HZGC01, whole genome shotgun sequence genomic window, acaaaaattatcTGCCTGGGGAGAAAAACCTCTAACTAATCTAcacaaatgaaaagaaaatgaacaaCTGAATTATACAGGAACTCCtcaaaagagagagaaaccaAATAAACAACCCCCCCtgtttttttttggactttGTTCTTATTGTATCTCATGAATATAAAtcctaaaaaactaaaaatacatttacaaatagGTGTTTTGTATTCATTTGTAAAATGGTGATTTGTTCTGTTTCTTTTGCCAGAgataattaatttacatttgaGAATATAAAGCAATATTCATTCTgttctttgcttttttttatgttaaaagcCAGTAGTAAATACCATAGtgcccctaccgtataacagtgaaaacacggaaagcTGGAAATTCCGTCAGAAGCCGGGAAGTGCTTTCAcataaatgacatttctgtcaatggcagggaaagtgttaaagggttagtccactTTCagataaaattttcctgataatatactcaccctcatgtcatccaagatgtccatgtccttctttcttcagtcgaaaagaaatgaaggtttttgatgaaaacattccaggattattctccttatagtggacttcaatggactccactgttgaaggtcaaaatgacagtttcagtgcagcttcaaagggctttaaacgacgaggaataagtgtcttatctagcaaaacgatcggtcattttctaaaaaaaaaatacaaatgtatatgctttataaacacaaatgattgccTTTGTAAGTGCTTCCGCcttcttcaaaaagtttacgctgtatgtcctacgccttccctattctacttatggAACGAACGCggtgccagttccgttttttccgtaagtaggacatacagcgtaagctttttgaagaatacgcaAGGCGGAATGGCGGAAGCAAGGCGATCATGCATttaagttgtatttttttaagaaaatgactgatcgctTCGCTAGATaaaacccttattcctcgtctggtattgtttaaagccctttgaagctgcacagaaactaattttgaccttttggaagccactgaagtccactataaggaaaataatcctggaatgtttatcaaaaaccttcatttctttttgactgaagaaagaaagacatgaacatcttggatgacatgggggtgagtaaattatcaggaaatttttatttgaaagtggactaatcctttaaacaacaaaaagaacCAATAAGAACACTGTTAAAGAACTGGATTGATAAGCAGCTTTGGTTAAAATAGTGACATTATTAAAACCTTAATGTCTATCCCTACACAGCACAGGAGTTTTTCATGCTCTCGTGTGTTTTCTGGTGCCTTTTAAAAAAGTCAACCCTTTTAAACCTCCTTCCACAAACAAGACAGATGTAAGGCTCCTCttttttatgaactttctgGTGACTCTTCAGTAATGATGGCAAAGCAAATGTCTTACTGCAGTGATCACAGTTAAATTCCTGTGGTTCAGAGTGAGAATGGTCCAAATGAGCTTTGAGActtgttttccatttaaaactcttcccacacagATGACATGCGAAAGCCATCTCTttagtgtgaattctcatgtgaagAATAAATCCTGGTTTACgggtgaaactctttccacactgagagcagctgAAAGGCTTTATTCCAGCATGACTTAACATGTGCTTCTTCAAGCTTTCTTTAAATGCATAAGagtttccacactgagagcaagTGAAAGGCTTTTTCTTAGCATGACTTAACATGTGCTTATTCAGGCTTGCTTTAAATGCATAAGagtttccacactgagagcaggtgaaaggctttttCCCAGTATGAATTAACACATGATCCTGAAAGGATGCTTTACGTGTGAAGGattttccacactgagggcaggtgaaaggcttttctGAAGCATGAATTACCAAATGTTGCTTAAGTTGTCCTATCTGTgtaaaactttttccacactgggAGCAGACGAAAGGCTTTATTccagcatgaattagcatgtgaTTCCTAAGGCTTCTTTTACGTGTGAAAgtgtttccacactgagagcaggcgAAAGGCTTTTCTGAAGTGTGAGTTAACACATGTTCATTAAGTTGTTGTTTATGTCTAAAacactttccacactgagagcaggtgaaaggctttaCTCCTGTGTGAATTAACATATGAGACTTAAGGCTTCTTTTGTGTCTGAAaccctttccacactgagagcaggcgAAAGGCTTTTCTGAAGTGTGAGTTAACACATGTTCATTAAGTTGTTGTTTGTAtataaaactctttccacactgagagcaggtgaaaggctttaCTCCTGTGTGAATAAACATGTGATTCTTAAGGCGTCTTTTgtgtctgaaactctttccacactgagagcaggcgAAAGGCTTTTCTGAAGTGTGACTACGCTCATGCTCATTAAGATGTGCTCGCTGtctaaaactctttccacactgagagcaggtgaaCGGCTTTATtccagcatgaattaacatgtgatTCTTAAGGCTTCTTGTCTGTTTGAAAGTTTTTTCACATTGAGAACAGGAGAAAGGCTTTTTGACTTCTGTGTTTTGAACACTGCTTTGTGAGTAattgttttcagttttgtagcAACTAAGTAATTTCTCTCCAACGGTGACATTATGAGCTTTCTGAATCTGATGTTCCTCCTCCACTTCATTCAGATCTTGTCTTTCTTCTTTAACTTTTATCAGGCCTAAAATGAAATCATTAAAAGATGAAAATCAATTAGGAGTTTTGGAAAATAGGAAATTATGGTAggtttaaacaacaacaatgtattaaaaacggaaaagtttttcctttgcgttttcttaaaatgttacgcatacagacgacaacattgtcaaaacgatcctgTTCACATGGATCAGGATAGGTGACTAAAACAGCTGTATTCttctgccaggccagtagttggcaatgtcactttgtaatgAAACACTAGTACACATCTATAAACTGAACACATACACATGCGCATAACGTAACAGATTCCACaacagggatcattttgacaatgttgtctgCATGTGAAACTTTTCAAAagcacaaaagaaaaacattttccattttcagAACATCCTGGTCGGATGTACCCTTAGATGTATATATTTGTCTGATCTACATTATTTCAGAGTTGTGCCGAATTTTGtctccctgccaaattattacccccctcatTGAAGTCGCTACCTGATTGACTAATCCTGAccc contains:
- the LOC127509929 gene encoding gastrula zinc finger protein XlCGF26.1-like codes for the protein MVFVKEESEENIIEPEPWRIKHEEQGGLIKVKEERQDLNEVEEEHQIQKAHNVTVGEKLLSCYKTENNYSQSSVQNTEVKKPFSCSQCEKTFKQTRSLKNHMLIHAGIKPFTCSQCGKSFRQRAHLNEHERSHTSEKPFACSQCGKSFRHKRRLKNHMFIHTGVKPFTCSQCGKSFIYKQQLNEHVLTHTSEKPFACSQCGKGFRHKRSLKSHMLIHTGVKPFTCSQCGKCFRHKQQLNEHVLTHTSEKPFACSQCGNTFTRKRSLRNHMLIHAGIKPFVCSQCGKSFTQIGQLKQHLVIHASEKPFTCPQCGKSFTRKASFQDHVLIHTGKKPFTCSQCGNSYAFKASLNKHMLSHAKKKPFTCSQCGNSYAFKESLKKHMLSHAGIKPFSCSQCGKSFTRKPGFILHMRIHTKEMAFACHLCGKSFKWKTSLKAHLDHSHSEPQEFNCDHCSKTFALPSLLKSHQKVHKKEEPYICLVCGRRFKRVDFFKRHQKTHESMKNSCAV